Proteins from a single region of Paraflavitalea devenefica:
- a CDS encoding REP-associated tyrosine transposase has product MTYEKADGYKIRNQTATHFLTFTTMGWIDIFSRQRYRDIIINSFQYCRQNKGLRIGAFVIMSNHVHTIWTADKANLSDVVRDFKTFTSKAITQSIADEPESRREWLLYMFKFYAAPVASNDYYKIWTNNNHPEEIHSGDFMRAKLNYTHNNPVRAGLVAEPHDYLYSSAPNYQGKKGVMEIDFLF; this is encoded by the coding sequence ATGACTTATGAAAAAGCCGATGGGTATAAGATCCGTAACCAGACTGCCACCCATTTTCTAACATTCACTACCATGGGCTGGATTGACATTTTCAGCCGCCAGCGCTACAGAGATATTATCATTAACAGCTTCCAGTATTGTCGTCAAAACAAAGGCCTGCGCATAGGTGCTTTTGTGATCATGTCTAACCATGTTCACACCATCTGGACGGCAGACAAGGCTAACTTGAGTGATGTTGTCAGGGACTTTAAAACATTTACCAGCAAAGCTATTACACAGAGTATAGCAGATGAACCGGAGAGCAGAAGAGAATGGCTGTTGTACATGTTTAAATTCTATGCTGCGCCAGTAGCCTCAAATGATTATTATAAAATATGGACCAACAATAATCATCCGGAAGAAATACACAGTGGGGATTTTATGAGAGCCAAACTAAATTATACCCATAACAATCCTGTCCGTGCAGGTTTGGTAGCAGAACCACATGATTATCTGTATAGCAGTGCTCCCAATTACCAGGGTAAAAAAGGAGTTATGGAAATAGACTTCCTGTTTTAA
- a CDS encoding PorP/SprF family type IX secretion system membrane protein: MRKIVFVLLALSLYKPVSAQQKPHYTQYILNQYIINPALTGIENYTDIKISHRHQWAGIQDAPVTTYLTLHTPIGKDDYRTSATSFAVPGENPRGQAYWENYTAAEPHHGVGLQVINDRTGPLNHFSAYATYAYHIGISPRTSLAAGFGAGISNISLNTDKLQFQVPVDPAVYNSGVINQLRPDFMAGLYLYSADYFIGLSAQQIIPQKVVFADNAVKKEDGRIVPHIFATAGYRFLVGEDFNFIPSVLVKYINPLPPQVDINAKLQYRDLLWIGASYRTEDGYAGMVGLNISNTLNVGYAYDHTISGLNSFTKGTHEIMVGFVLGNKFYDGCPKNVW, from the coding sequence ATGAGAAAGATAGTATTCGTGTTGTTGGCTCTATCCTTATACAAACCGGTTTCCGCACAGCAGAAGCCGCATTACACACAGTATATCCTGAACCAGTATATCATCAATCCTGCCCTTACAGGTATTGAGAACTATACGGATATTAAAATAAGTCACCGGCACCAGTGGGCTGGCATACAGGATGCGCCCGTTACGACTTATTTAACCTTGCATACACCCATAGGCAAGGATGACTACCGTACTTCGGCCACTTCCTTTGCCGTGCCGGGCGAGAACCCACGGGGGCAGGCCTATTGGGAAAACTATACCGCGGCAGAACCGCATCACGGTGTTGGCCTGCAGGTGATCAATGACCGTACAGGTCCACTGAACCATTTTTCTGCCTATGCCACCTATGCTTATCATATTGGCATCAGTCCGCGTACCAGCCTGGCGGCAGGTTTCGGGGCAGGCATTTCGAACATCAGTTTAAATACCGATAAGCTGCAATTCCAGGTACCGGTAGATCCGGCTGTTTACAACAGTGGCGTGATCAATCAACTGCGGCCTGATTTCATGGCTGGTCTGTACCTCTATTCGGCTGATTACTTTATTGGTTTATCTGCCCAGCAGATCATACCGCAGAAGGTGGTATTTGCTGATAATGCCGTGAAGAAGGAAGACGGGCGTATTGTGCCGCATATATTTGCCACCGCCGGTTACCGTTTCCTGGTGGGGGAGGACTTCAACTTCATTCCTTCTGTGCTGGTGAAATACATTAATCCATTACCGCCCCAGGTAGATATCAATGCCAAATTACAGTACCGCGACCTGTTGTGGATCGGCGCCAGTTACCGGACAGAGGATGGCTATGCCGGTATGGTGGGACTGAATATTTCCAATACGCTCAATGTGGGCTATGCGTATGATCATACCATTTCGGGATTGAATAGTTTTACCAAAGGCACCCATGAGATCATGGTGGGTTTTGTGCTGGGTAACAAATTCTATGATGGATGCCCGAAGAATGTGTGGTGA